The genomic region AGTATTCTCGGTTGTCATTGACATAGCTCATATACGACGTGGCAGTTTTTGTTGTATACACTGGTTGATAGGCTGTCTTATATGGTTTAATTCACAAGTTTGTATTTGGTCAAAATCATAACATAAATCACTGATTGTTTTCTTGACAAAAACATTGCGTACCTACCATTTGTGATTGAATTTGTATAATATATGGTACACAAAATGGGCTCCTGCAATTCTAAATTACAGTAGCTTCTCAAAATGTAACGATCAGATCCTAGTGTGAATTTGCCACGCCATAATAACCAATCAGCGCCTCAGGGCGTAGAGTGCGAGTATAAATAAAGTCGTACGTATCTTTGCTCAGCATTCACGCTTGAAGAAAAATTGATAACCACGATGGTGCAGTGGTCAGATTCCGAGCGCAAAACTATTGCGAGTGTCTGGGACAAAATCAACATCGATGAAATCGGACCCCAGACCCTGGCAAGGTAATGTAATATGCATCACACTTCGTTTAATGTATTTGGAAAAGACTTTGCATGTATGCATTTCAATTGTTTTGTGTAAAAGGGTGCTGGTTGTATATCCCTGGACTCAGAGGTATTTCGGCGCATTTGGAGATCTATCCTGTGCATCTGCAATCATGGGCAACCCCAAGGTTTCAGAACACGGCAAAACTGTGCTCAAAGCGTTGGAGAAAGCTATCATGAACGTGGATAACATCAAAACCACTTACGCCCAACTCAGTCAGCTGCACTGTGAGAAACTCAACGTCGATCCAGACAACTTCAGGGTACATGATACTTTTTTGTTTTCAGTGTGacaattttaatataaaactataCAGACTACGGTGGCCTAATATAAGCTCTTTTTTATTCACGCAGCTTTTGGCGGACTGCCTGAGTATTGTCATCGCGACTAATTTTGGACCCGCTTTCAACCCCGCCGTCCAGTCAACCTGGCAGAAACTTTTGTCTGTAGTTGTGGCTGCTCTCACAAGCCGCTACTTCTGAAGTCCTGTGCTCGACATCTCTGTCTCAATTCAATGATTCAATGCTTTAATCAGtagaaatatacaaataaagcAATCAATCAAGGAGTGGATTCTGAGTCGTTTTATTTATCGTGCATTAGAAAAGATAGTGCATAGttttccaaaataaagaaaacatcgtcatgaaactgaaaaatgtaatttaatattactcaaaatatttttttgtgccaagaaacaaaaacacattgGTCATCAAAggtaaaaagctgtttttatagactgtgaattaattaaattactttggtTCAACTTAAAATCAAAATCCAAGTAAAACTGTACTTTCGACTAAACTACATTAAATAGGCTGTGCTATTGctgatcattttattttcattcaagtAAACTACCTGGTGGTGCTTTCAGTTTGACTATAAATGTCATGCAAGATGGTAATCAAACTCACATTAGAAATACATAAAACCGAATAGCACATAAGCAGTCTTGTTATGGTCACCTGACACGAAAACTGCTGGTTTAAAGTAAAACTACAACTTTGGGAAAAAGTAacgcatttatttttttcaaggtgttttgtttttttactttaaggCAAGTTGAATAACCTATATTTTTTCACTTAATCCAATATAATAATGCACTGTGGGAGAAAGACGCACAGTAGTTtcactttttttagtttataatgTTGCAGTAAAGTTGATTTTATGCttctaaatatttaataatttcacATTCAGTGAAAtaccagcatatatatatatatatatatatatatatatatatatatatatatatatatatatatatatatatatatatatatatatatatatatatatatatatatatatatatatatatatacttcattTGTCACGCTATTTGATATACTACTGTACAAACGTCTTAGGCCACTATATTTTCACTAAAAAAGGTTTTGTAGCATGTCAGtttgaaatattaatttacattttcaaacattatttttgtaattgtaattaattgtaattacagtGATATTATTGTCTGCACAAGGAGTCTGACAACACCCAGTGCTCCTCACAGAGATCTGTTATGcctttcccaaacaacgacgtaacttgcggctgaaatatcatagtacgatgcatcgtttgagaaaagaacgatgtagtgacgagtgtttcccaaaactgagaatattccataatctattctaaaatataaaatcacttttaaaaaagctaacacgtattctattatcatatataaatcatataaataaaaaattaggctatttattaagaaatgaaatgtaatatttattattcattaggaaataaaaaaaaaatcctactttaataataatattaatgatgttgATGATCTTGatgatgtttattattattattaataataagtaggctattgtttatttattttttgaaaagtctactttaacaatttgacacatgagaaccactgcagaaatgttctaaccaacaggcccatgtcacatacagtaggctacatttcttaataaataacccactataaaataaaagtattaacgtgtgctatgtttttttttttttggttttcacaagctttggaacaatgactgtaaaaaatatactagCCTTGGAGACGTAATATAAATTCCgctcggctgtgttcaaaatgacatcaatgttttcaaagtgcactacgaaggtagtgcaatgtaaacatgaagttcgctaaaactgaacagtaaaaatactttgaaagcaaattacacctacatactaataaacaaattagaaattaataattaataatataattaatatcttgtggaaaacctgatgtgGGCCAGCCACACCCAGACTCGACCTCTAGTGGCCCtcaggtaaattgagtttgagaggCCTGATATAGGGCCTAtgcttcctttacaaatattattgagaacattacatattctattctaaaacataaaatcacttacaaaagctaacatgttTTCTAatatcatatttataaataaatgaggctatttattaaaaaatgttatatttataatttattagaaaataaaaaaatcctactttaataatattaatgatgatgatgatgatgatgatgattattattattaagggatattgtttatttaggatattgtttatttatttttatacttttacaatttgacacatgcaaaccactgcagaaatgttctaaccaacaggcccatgccatacacagtacagaaacttaataaataacccactataaattaaaagtattaacgtatgctatgttttcacaagctttggagacataacataaattccacttttaaataataggtcacctatagccttcgtcatgaggctgtgttcaaaatgacatcaatgttttcaaagtgcatagCGAAGGGAGCcagttgtaaacatgaagatcgctaaaactgatgCTACGACTCCCTCGTTTAAGTCGCAACATAAAATAGCTCAGAGAACAAAAGGATATTAATGCAACTTATTTATTATCCAAAACTAATAGAACAACAAATTAAGCAacaaacaaatgtctagggataaatAAAGAAGATAACTAATTTTAActacatatataaataatgcCAAACGAAACCATAAGGTTACAGAATTGAAGAAATGGTCTTGACACGAGG from Danio aesculapii chromosome 3, fDanAes4.1, whole genome shotgun sequence harbors:
- the LOC130219580 gene encoding hemoglobin cathodic subunit beta-like, giving the protein MVQWSDSERKTIASVWDKINIDEIGPQTLARVLVVYPWTQRYFGAFGDLSCASAIMGNPKVSEHGKTVLKALEKAIMNVDNIKTTYAQLSQLHCEKLNVDPDNFRLLADCLSIVIATNFGPAFNPAVQSTWQKLLSVVVAALTSRYF